A single genomic interval of Aegicerativicinus sediminis harbors:
- a CDS encoding glycoside hydrolase has translation MKTLKQIFILIVLILSFNCSSDDSGDDTVGGPTPTPNPTDPTVLQSDASIIKPSEVKQNISGFGAATVFRLENPLSASDMDKLFGTDNGEVGLSMLRIRVATDNYSRGIELGHAQMAKARGAKVMATPWSPPAEMKTNNNLVGGSLKTDSYEDYANYLNDFTSYMNTNGAPLDAIGIQNEGDYQVSYESCDWTAVQVKDFVRDYGQLITNTKVISPESFQFRHEHTDLMLNDPQAVNNVDIIGGHIYGTQLQNYPYPLALEKGKELWMTEHYTTSDRSANLWPDALLVGKEIHNCMVIGQYSAYIWWYGKRYYGFIGDGEEGTGNGVVTKRGYVMSNFSKFIRPGYKRIEAGENPQTDVFVSAYSGDGKTVIVAINESGQTKEQQFVITGTNSTNVTPYITSASKNLESQETVNIVSSIDAFLYNLPPNSITTFITN, from the coding sequence ATGAAAACACTTAAACAAATTTTTATACTCATAGTATTAATCCTAAGTTTCAATTGTAGTAGTGATGATAGTGGTGACGATACTGTAGGCGGGCCTACACCAACACCAAATCCAACAGACCCAACAGTATTACAATCTGATGCTTCCATAATTAAACCTTCAGAGGTTAAGCAGAATATCAGTGGTTTTGGCGCAGCAACGGTTTTTAGGCTTGAAAACCCTCTTAGTGCTTCAGATATGGACAAGTTATTCGGAACAGATAATGGTGAAGTTGGCCTATCAATGTTAAGAATACGGGTTGCCACAGATAATTATTCTAGAGGTATAGAGCTTGGACATGCCCAAATGGCAAAAGCCCGAGGCGCAAAAGTTATGGCCACACCATGGAGTCCACCGGCCGAAATGAAAACGAATAACAATTTGGTTGGTGGTTCATTAAAAACGGATTCATATGAAGATTATGCAAATTACTTAAATGATTTTACTAGTTATATGAACACCAATGGTGCTCCTCTTGATGCAATAGGTATCCAAAATGAAGGTGATTACCAGGTAAGTTATGAGTCCTGTGATTGGACAGCGGTACAGGTAAAGGATTTTGTTAGGGATTATGGACAGCTTATAACAAATACCAAAGTCATATCTCCTGAATCATTTCAGTTTAGACATGAGCATACAGATTTAATGTTAAATGACCCACAAGCAGTAAATAATGTTGATATTATAGGTGGGCACATTTATGGAACGCAATTACAAAATTATCCTTACCCTTTGGCTTTGGAAAAAGGAAAAGAATTATGGATGACCGAACACTACACTACTAGTGACAGAAGCGCCAATTTATGGCCTGACGCTCTTTTGGTTGGAAAAGAAATACATAACTGCATGGTAATAGGTCAGTATAGTGCCTATATATGGTGGTATGGCAAAAGGTATTATGGCTTTATTGGGGATGGGGAAGAAGGTACAGGAAATGGAGTGGTAACTAAGCGTGGATATGTAATGTCTAATTTTTCAAAATTTATTCGTCCTGGATACAAAAGAATCGAAGCTGGGGAAAATCCTCAAACCGATGTATTTGTAAGTGCCTATTCAGGCGATGGTAAAACAGTTATTGTAGCCATAAATGAATCAGGCCAAACCAAGGAACAGCAGTTTGTAATTACTGGAACCAATAGCACTAATGTAACTCCTTATATTACAAGTGCTTCTAAAAATCTCGAGTCTCAAGAAACTGTCAATATTGTATCAAGCATTGATGCATTTCTATATAATCTTCCACCCAATAGTATAACAACTTTCATAACTAATTAA
- a CDS encoding SxtJ family membrane protein, protein MTREKGLETIIVLTLVSLVVYLKFPNPWLIYLSLALLVTGTISTKATLFIGAVWFKFSHYFGMVMNVVIMGIIFYLFLTPLALVQRIVGKNKLRIKPYGDSFFQQRQHLFTKKDIEKPW, encoded by the coding sequence ATGACTAGAGAAAAGGGCCTAGAAACCATCATAGTTTTAACTTTAGTTTCACTCGTTGTTTATTTAAAGTTTCCCAATCCATGGCTGATTTATTTAAGCCTAGCCCTTCTTGTAACAGGAACTATATCAACTAAAGCAACTTTATTTATAGGGGCCGTTTGGTTTAAATTTTCGCACTATTTCGGTATGGTAATGAATGTTGTAATCATGGGGATTATTTTTTACCTATTCCTTACACCATTGGCTTTGGTACAGAGAATTGTTGGTAAAAATAAATTGAGAATAAAACCCTATGGTGATTCATTTTTTCAACAGCGCCAACATCTATTTACAAAAAAGGATATTGAAAAACCTTGGTAG
- a CDS encoding rhodanese-like domain-containing protein, with protein METQNLKLNKSTEIIDQISVDKLEEIINNHEYTIIDVRGPKGIKNQGAIPGAINVPFDDVEMELDSRNSNPNSLFNREGSFLFCCTGGVMSYVAAIKAKENGIKNVFNLEGGHSAWKKLREPVNEEI; from the coding sequence ATGGAGACTCAAAATTTGAAGTTAAATAAATCGACGGAAATTATTGATCAAATTTCCGTCGATAAATTGGAAGAAATCATCAACAATCACGAATATACTATTATTGATGTTAGAGGCCCTAAAGGAATTAAAAATCAAGGTGCTATTCCTGGCGCCATTAATGTTCCATTCGATGATGTTGAAATGGAACTGGATTCACGAAATAGCAATCCGAACTCGTTATTTAATAGAGAAGGGTCATTTCTATTCTGTTGTACAGGAGGAGTAATGTCTTATGTGGCAGCCATAAAAGCTAAGGAAAATGGGATCAAAAATGTTTTTAACCTAGAAGGTGGACACTCGGCTTGGAAAAAATTAAGAGAACCCGTTAATGAAGAAATTTAG
- a CDS encoding DsrE family protein, whose translation MSTKKKVVIIITKGMDDERASVGWSIANGGIKTGLDVSVFLVSSGVDWVRKGAATFAHLNPKDPTMKEMIDNIVNNKCRIMVCPPCSAVRGYTEEDLMDEIELVGSTALHQLILEGAETISI comes from the coding sequence ATGAGTACAAAAAAGAAAGTTGTAATTATTATTACCAAGGGAATGGATGACGAAAGAGCATCTGTAGGTTGGAGTATAGCAAATGGAGGGATTAAAACTGGTCTGGACGTAAGTGTATTTTTAGTGAGTTCTGGAGTAGATTGGGTTAGAAAAGGAGCAGCAACATTTGCCCATTTAAATCCAAAAGACCCTACCATGAAGGAAATGATTGACAATATTGTCAATAACAAATGTCGCATAATGGTTTGCCCTCCTTGTTCAGCTGTTAGAGGATACACCGAGGAAGATTTGATGGATGAAATAGAATTGGTCGGTTCTACAGCGTTACATCAATTAATTTTAGAGGGAGCTGAAACCATTTCAATTTAA
- a CDS encoding DUF5989 family protein, giving the protein MEFISEFFLFLKERKKWWLVPLIIIFVLFGILIFFTSSSALAPFIYTLF; this is encoded by the coding sequence ATGGAATTTATTAGTGAGTTTTTTTTATTCTTAAAAGAGCGAAAAAAATGGTGGTTGGTACCCCTAATAATCATTTTTGTTTTATTTGGGATATTAATCTTTTTCACGAGCAGTTCCGCTCTTGCCCCATTCATATATACTTTATTTTAA
- a CDS encoding helix-turn-helix domain-containing protein, protein MFDSYKHFLETPGYSKIIGDDYLIVEFKCPIKEELFAAWSECHSVVYVLNGQKKWITPQGDYLVKANESIFVRKGAFKNRQYFEESFCVLMFFMKDDFIRRCVEEDIKKETASANAIEHPDVVYRINISESLETLYHSFFSYLKNPDKTPQKIIELKFREMLLNICLNPSNANIKNILYTISHNIGGSIEQIMEEQFIYNLKIEEYARLCGKSVSTFKREFKKIYGTTPGKWLLAKRLNFARELLLDTHLTIQEVCYECGFESDSHFIRSFKSHFGVPPNQWREARINTAS, encoded by the coding sequence ATGTTCGATTCCTATAAACATTTTTTAGAAACCCCTGGTTATAGCAAAATTATAGGTGATGATTACCTGATTGTTGAATTTAAGTGTCCAATAAAAGAAGAATTATTTGCAGCCTGGTCTGAATGCCATAGTGTCGTATATGTACTCAATGGTCAAAAAAAATGGATTACCCCTCAAGGAGATTATCTGGTCAAGGCAAATGAATCCATCTTCGTTAGAAAAGGAGCATTTAAAAACAGACAGTATTTTGAAGAAAGTTTTTGTGTACTAATGTTTTTTATGAAAGATGATTTTATTAGAAGATGTGTTGAGGAAGATATTAAAAAGGAAACTGCTTCTGCAAATGCTATCGAGCACCCTGATGTTGTTTATCGGATTAATATATCTGAAAGCCTTGAAACCCTATATCATTCCTTTTTCTCCTATTTAAAGAATCCTGATAAAACTCCCCAAAAAATAATTGAACTTAAATTTAGAGAAATGCTCCTAAACATTTGTCTAAATCCATCGAATGCTAATATTAAAAATATACTATATACAATATCTCATAATATTGGCGGCTCTATAGAGCAAATTATGGAAGAGCAGTTCATCTATAATCTGAAAATAGAAGAGTATGCGCGACTCTGTGGAAAGAGTGTGTCAACCTTTAAAAGGGAATTCAAAAAAATATATGGTACTACCCCCGGGAAATGGCTTCTGGCAAAACGTTTAAATTTTGCCAGGGAATTATTATTAGATACGCATTTAACTATTCAGGAGGTTTGTTATGAATGTGGCTTTGAAAGTGATTCCCATTTTATAAGGAGCTTTAAATCTCACTTCGGTGTTCCTCCTAATCAATGGCGTGAGGCAAGGATAAACACAGCTAGCTGA
- a CDS encoding carbamoyltransferase family protein: MKILGISAYYHDSAAAIVENGMVLCAAQEERFSRIKNDAAFPIEAIQFCLEESGFTFEDIDLIAFYDKPFLKFERLLETYYAFAPKGFISFSKAMPLWLKEKLFIKQFIRKKIKELGATNHRSIPINFPEHHLSHAASAFYTSPFNECAYLTIDGVGEWTTSSYGVAKGESGIEVLGELHFPDSLGLFYSSFTYYLGFEVNSGEYKMMGLAPYSKPESEQVINFKELIKQFLVSIKPDGSIKLNMEYFEFAVGLKMVNLKKWVQLFGFSRRLPEEKLLQIHADLALAAQKVLEEILSLLIKHIKNITNKENLCMAGGVALNCVANSELYNKDLFKDIYIQPAAGDAGGALGAALASCFIHQDLKFRGLQKPFNIYLGPKFSNLEIERVLKSKKCDYKYFENRKELTEIVAKYIFDKKVIGWFQGATEFGPRALGNRSILADATDPEMQSKLNMKIKFREGFRPFAPAVCEEDYDDYFESGKQSYYMLFTSKIKKGLRKNLPDGFDDFSLGDKRTFSKSTLPAITHIDFSARVQVVKKDMNPGFWELIQAYKKFSGIGVLINTSFNVKDEPIVNTPLDAYNCFMKSGIDVLVLENYLIVK, from the coding sequence ATGAAAATCCTCGGAATATCTGCTTACTACCATGATTCAGCAGCAGCAATTGTTGAAAATGGAATGGTTCTTTGTGCGGCCCAAGAAGAGCGGTTTTCTCGTATTAAAAATGATGCTGCATTTCCAATTGAAGCAATACAATTTTGTTTAGAGGAATCGGGTTTTACTTTTGAAGATATTGATCTAATCGCGTTTTACGATAAACCCTTTTTAAAATTTGAAAGACTTTTAGAGACTTATTATGCATTTGCTCCGAAAGGATTTATTTCATTTTCCAAAGCAATGCCTTTATGGCTTAAGGAAAAGCTTTTCATAAAACAGTTTATTCGCAAAAAAATTAAAGAATTAGGAGCCACCAATCATAGAAGCATTCCCATTAATTTTCCAGAACATCATTTGTCTCATGCCGCTAGTGCCTTTTACACTTCTCCTTTTAATGAGTGTGCATATCTAACAATCGATGGAGTAGGAGAATGGACCACCTCCTCTTATGGAGTGGCTAAAGGTGAAAGCGGGATTGAGGTTCTTGGGGAATTGCATTTTCCAGATTCCCTAGGATTGTTTTATTCCTCATTTACTTATTATTTAGGGTTTGAAGTGAATTCTGGTGAATATAAAATGATGGGATTGGCACCATACAGTAAACCAGAAAGTGAGCAAGTAATAAATTTTAAAGAATTAATAAAACAATTTTTAGTAAGCATTAAGCCAGATGGTTCCATTAAACTGAATATGGAATATTTTGAATTTGCAGTTGGTTTGAAAATGGTTAACCTTAAAAAATGGGTACAATTATTTGGATTTAGCAGACGATTACCTGAAGAAAAACTCTTACAGATACACGCAGATTTAGCCCTAGCTGCCCAAAAGGTATTGGAAGAAATTTTATCCCTGCTTATAAAGCATATAAAAAATATAACAAATAAAGAAAACTTATGCATGGCTGGTGGGGTAGCTTTAAATTGTGTGGCCAATTCAGAACTTTATAACAAGGACCTCTTCAAAGATATTTACATACAACCTGCCGCAGGTGATGCAGGAGGAGCTCTAGGAGCTGCATTGGCAAGTTGTTTTATCCATCAAGATTTAAAATTTAGAGGGTTACAAAAACCGTTTAATATCTATTTGGGACCAAAATTTTCTAATCTTGAGATAGAGCGTGTTTTAAAATCGAAAAAGTGTGATTACAAATATTTTGAAAATAGAAAAGAGCTAACGGAAATTGTAGCTAAATATATTTTTGATAAAAAAGTTATCGGTTGGTTTCAAGGAGCAACAGAGTTTGGACCACGTGCCTTAGGAAATCGAAGCATTTTGGCAGATGCCACTGATCCTGAAATGCAATCTAAGCTAAATATGAAAATTAAATTTAGGGAAGGATTCAGGCCTTTTGCGCCTGCCGTTTGCGAGGAAGATTACGACGACTACTTTGAAAGTGGGAAACAATCTTATTACATGTTATTTACAAGTAAGATTAAGAAGGGTTTAAGAAAAAACCTTCCTGATGGTTTCGATGATTTCAGTTTAGGGGATAAAAGAACATTTTCCAAATCTACCTTACCCGCTATAACCCATATAGATTTTTCCGCCAGGGTTCAAGTGGTTAAAAAAGATATGAATCCTGGATTTTGGGAATTGATTCAAGCTTATAAAAAGTTCAGTGGAATTGGGGTCCTTATAAATACAAGTTTTAATGTTAAGGATGAACCTATAGTAAATACACCTCTAGATGCCTATAATTGCTTTATGAAATCTGGCATAGATGTATTAGTTTTGGAGAACTACCTAATAGTAAAGTAA
- a CDS encoding endo-1,4-beta-xylanase yields MKRRLITVFICFQILSCSTDDGGGVQVGGPTGPSTGGGETGDPFLYEPTDNLQDLASFPIGNIVSAQRIASSTANDFRDLLSKDYNSITAENDMKMANMFLGPDNFDFSDGDAIVAFAKTNGMRVHGHALIWHPSYAIPDWLENFSGTDEEFSAHIENYIKTTVAHFAQEKDTNGNSIVTGWDVVNEYFDGNAIRSTLFTQRMGQNYIEKIFQWAREADPDVLLFYNDYNIAGQTDKRNAILSMASNFKTNGIPIDGIGMQMHLSLTWPSSQEISQALTDVANAGLLVHISELDIGVNPNDDITSLTLNRAQQQEDHYKHVTSEYTSIVPASQQYGITIWGVRDQDSWRYDGGTEWALLYNSNYEFKIAHRGFADGL; encoded by the coding sequence ATGAAAAGAAGACTTATTACGGTTTTTATCTGTTTCCAAATACTTTCATGTAGTACCGATGATGGTGGTGGAGTACAGGTAGGTGGTCCTACAGGTCCATCTACTGGTGGAGGTGAAACAGGAGATCCCTTTTTATATGAACCTACTGATAATTTACAAGATTTAGCAAGCTTTCCGATAGGGAACATCGTTTCCGCACAACGAATAGCTTCTTCTACAGCTAACGATTTCAGGGATTTATTGTCAAAGGATTATAACAGTATTACGGCTGAAAATGATATGAAAATGGCCAATATGTTTTTGGGTCCAGATAATTTTGATTTTAGTGATGGCGATGCTATCGTTGCCTTTGCCAAAACAAATGGCATGAGAGTCCATGGACATGCTTTAATTTGGCATCCGTCATATGCTATTCCGGATTGGCTTGAGAATTTTAGTGGAACTGATGAAGAATTTTCAGCCCATATTGAAAATTATATAAAAACTACAGTAGCTCATTTTGCCCAAGAAAAGGACACCAACGGAAATTCTATAGTTACAGGATGGGATGTTGTTAATGAATATTTTGATGGAAATGCTATAAGATCTACACTTTTTACCCAAAGAATGGGTCAGAATTATATTGAGAAAATTTTTCAATGGGCACGTGAAGCAGATCCTGATGTATTATTGTTCTATAATGATTATAATATTGCTGGTCAGACTGATAAACGGAATGCAATTCTATCCATGGCATCAAATTTTAAAACTAATGGTATTCCTATTGATGGAATAGGAATGCAAATGCACTTGAGTTTAACCTGGCCATCATCTCAAGAAATTTCACAGGCATTAACTGATGTGGCCAATGCTGGATTATTAGTACATATTTCTGAGTTGGATATAGGAGTAAATCCAAATGATGATATCACTAGTCTAACTCTAAATCGTGCACAACAACAAGAAGATCATTATAAACATGTTACGTCTGAATATACTTCAATTGTTCCAGCTAGTCAACAGTATGGTATTACTATTTGGGGTGTAAGAGATCAGGATAGTTGGAGGTATGATGGGGGAACCGAATGGGCATTGCTTTATAACTCAAACTATGAATTTAAAATTGCACATCGCGGATTTGCGGATGGGCTTTAA
- a CDS encoding carbohydrate binding domain-containing protein — translation MLKTLKFIRTFLLIIPIVFAISCEDDDSLIAEVVINSVQPNVIFPGDQVIIEGSNLNEVRFVFIDNDQIPYELDGGMIKFTISESMPIGDKLVTLVMPKGYIVTNNITITPRPFPIISAISTSAAGEGDELTIVGTSLDNLQSVTVGDIEAIVVSSTATELKITIPAGLPPNVPSEVKVTTTGGEAIASGKFWFGDNLLLNGGLESGDGDNFNNWGKWNGGDGMTATTSTGEAYFGRSLKAVGAGGDAWRTQFVSDPVPTVVGAEYSLSIWIKAQAGSPGVGGNIRFSTNPDAMYSGNYDITGEWQQIEWLFTANAEQTRAVLDLGVIANAVYFVDNITLIQTGTPPPPPINTNGSFEDSALGTADGVTGWGGLNGTRASGEITDAESHDGDKSVKMTINEIGTNPWDIQPTSSMTVEDGKTYRLSVWFKGSGISNIKVAIDQGGDPGWAEWAAPESAFTNNQWTEVTYEFTASTTNAGPNNARFAISMSYDGNVGGVIYIDDLEVSLVQ, via the coding sequence ATGTTAAAAACTCTAAAATTTATCAGGACCTTTTTGCTGATTATACCAATTGTTTTTGCAATAAGTTGTGAGGATGACGATTCTCTTATAGCTGAAGTAGTTATTAACAGTGTTCAGCCAAATGTAATTTTCCCTGGCGACCAGGTAATTATTGAGGGCAGTAATTTGAATGAAGTTCGTTTTGTATTTATAGATAACGATCAAATTCCTTATGAATTGGATGGAGGTATGATAAAATTTACGATATCGGAATCCATGCCAATTGGTGACAAATTGGTTACTTTGGTGATGCCTAAGGGGTATATAGTCACAAACAATATCACGATAACCCCAAGACCATTTCCAATTATTTCAGCAATTTCTACTAGTGCTGCGGGAGAGGGAGATGAATTAACGATTGTTGGGACATCTTTGGATAATCTTCAGTCAGTTACTGTGGGAGACATCGAAGCAATTGTTGTTTCCTCTACAGCTACGGAATTGAAAATAACCATTCCTGCAGGTCTTCCGCCGAATGTTCCCTCTGAGGTTAAAGTAACAACAACAGGTGGTGAAGCCATAGCTTCAGGAAAATTTTGGTTTGGTGATAATCTGCTATTAAATGGAGGATTAGAATCAGGTGATGGAGATAATTTCAATAATTGGGGTAAATGGAATGGTGGTGATGGAATGACAGCTACTACATCTACTGGTGAAGCCTATTTTGGGCGATCTTTAAAGGCCGTTGGCGCTGGAGGAGATGCTTGGAGAACCCAATTTGTAAGTGATCCAGTGCCTACCGTAGTAGGCGCTGAATATTCATTATCTATTTGGATAAAAGCACAAGCTGGTTCTCCAGGTGTTGGTGGAAACATTAGATTTTCAACAAATCCTGACGCAATGTATAGTGGAAATTATGACATTACTGGTGAGTGGCAGCAAATTGAGTGGTTATTCACGGCTAATGCAGAACAAACTAGAGCAGTTTTAGATCTTGGTGTAATTGCAAATGCTGTTTATTTCGTTGATAATATTACATTGATTCAAACAGGCACGCCACCCCCACCACCAATTAACACAAATGGTAGTTTCGAGGATTCTGCTTTGGGAACTGCTGATGGTGTAACTGGATGGGGAGGATTAAACGGAACTCGTGCTAGTGGTGAAATTACGGATGCTGAAAGTCACGATGGAGATAAAAGCGTAAAAATGACAATAAATGAAATTGGCACAAACCCTTGGGATATACAACCTACTTCAAGTATGACAGTAGAGGATGGAAAAACTTATCGTCTAAGTGTGTGGTTTAAAGGGTCAGGAATATCTAACATAAAGGTGGCTATAGATCAAGGTGGTGATCCAGGATGGGCAGAATGGGCTGCTCCAGAATCTGCATTTACAAACAATCAGTGGACCGAGGTGACTTATGAATTTACTGCAAGTACAACTAATGCAGGCCCTAATAATGCTCGATTTGCAATTAGTATGAGTTATGATGGAAATGTAGGCGGAGTTATTTATATAGATGATTTAGAAGTGAGTCTTGTGCAATAA
- a CDS encoding tetratricopeptide repeat protein: MKKPDFLKRLQQGNVLRSAISYVAVSWLIIQVCLSLFDLFGISQDYVRLIVIGLIIVFPIWLAVTYFYDYSKKGFVKVDHEELDEETLIKRKTELNKIIITGLSLAVIFLLLDKLQVFSIANKTEIKSIAVIPFKNISSNVSETYFVDGIQDELIGSLSLLNKFRIPSRTSTDRYRETEKSIQQIADELSVDAIIEGSVLRYDDNLRIQIKLIQAFPIEKTILSQSYDRPISDVLEIHQDVTKDVAKEVKLVLSDAIEDEFPEVRKVDPKAYDLYLRGIFNLSLFTPPAMLENLNIFNEVIKIDPDFYGGYTGLSYTNLFMMVLGMVNPLDAHDLIMENAKKGVELGPNNYDAHGAMAGAYVWGDYNWEMGEQEFKRSLELNPNNSFNNIYYAHLLACLGRFEEATKYANIATQNDPFNPFVHGLKAVVYVAQEKFHAADSITKNAIKMGPNNPFANWPRSHAQNALGNVEEAFELFISFQKLVGNIELAEFMENEKEKNGNQSAYEKAADFLVQARNQAYVPPHVIYQFYNFAKNDEKVLEWLKIAYDERSHDLSYLGVLPFQKEVKNDTIYKNLIKKLKLPHVN; encoded by the coding sequence GTGAAAAAACCGGATTTCCTTAAACGACTTCAACAAGGAAATGTATTGAGATCTGCAATTTCTTATGTAGCGGTATCATGGCTTATTATACAAGTCTGTTTATCACTTTTTGATTTATTTGGTATCAGCCAAGATTATGTAAGACTCATTGTGATAGGTCTCATTATTGTTTTTCCTATTTGGTTAGCGGTAACCTATTTCTATGATTATAGTAAAAAAGGGTTTGTAAAGGTTGACCATGAAGAATTAGACGAAGAAACCTTAATAAAGAGAAAAACAGAATTAAATAAAATCATAATTACTGGTTTGAGCCTAGCTGTAATTTTTCTGTTGCTAGATAAATTACAGGTATTTTCAATTGCTAATAAAACTGAAATTAAATCAATAGCGGTAATTCCTTTCAAGAATATTTCATCAAACGTGTCCGAAACTTATTTTGTAGACGGTATACAAGATGAACTCATTGGCTCTCTATCCCTATTGAATAAGTTTAGAATACCTAGTAGAACTTCCACAGACAGATACAGGGAAACAGAAAAAAGTATACAGCAAATAGCAGATGAGTTATCCGTTGATGCAATAATTGAAGGATCCGTATTAAGATATGATGACAATCTTCGGATTCAGATAAAATTGATTCAGGCATTTCCTATTGAAAAAACAATTTTGAGCCAAAGTTATGACCGTCCTATTTCGGATGTGTTAGAAATTCATCAGGATGTTACCAAAGATGTGGCAAAGGAAGTAAAGTTGGTTCTTTCGGATGCTATTGAAGACGAATTTCCCGAGGTTAGGAAAGTAGACCCCAAAGCCTATGATTTATATTTAAGGGGCATATTTAACCTTTCATTGTTTACGCCTCCTGCCATGCTTGAAAACTTAAATATTTTCAATGAGGTGATAAAAATAGATCCTGATTTTTATGGTGGTTACACAGGTTTAAGTTATACCAACCTGTTTATGATGGTATTGGGTATGGTTAACCCTTTGGATGCACATGATTTAATTATGGAAAATGCCAAAAAGGGCGTAGAATTGGGTCCGAACAACTATGATGCTCACGGTGCGATGGCTGGTGCCTACGTATGGGGTGATTATAATTGGGAAATGGGTGAACAAGAGTTTAAACGATCCCTTGAATTAAATCCAAATAATTCATTTAATAATATCTATTACGCACATTTATTGGCTTGTCTTGGACGTTTTGAAGAGGCAACTAAATACGCCAATATTGCTACCCAAAATGATCCTTTCAACCCTTTTGTACATGGTTTAAAGGCAGTGGTGTATGTTGCCCAGGAGAAATTTCATGCCGCTGATTCGATCACTAAAAATGCCATAAAAATGGGGCCCAACAACCCTTTCGCTAATTGGCCGAGATCTCATGCCCAAAATGCATTAGGAAATGTTGAAGAAGCATTTGAACTTTTTATTTCATTTCAAAAATTAGTGGGTAACATTGAACTTGCCGAGTTTATGGAGAATGAAAAAGAAAAAAATGGCAACCAAAGTGCATATGAAAAAGCAGCAGACTTTTTAGTTCAGGCAAGAAACCAAGCGTATGTTCCTCCTCACGTCATTTATCAATTTTACAATTTTGCTAAAAATGATGAAAAGGTGTTGGAGTGGTTAAAAATTGCCTATGATGAAAGGAGTCATGATTTGAGTTATCTAGGGGTACTTCCTTTCCAAAAAGAGGTTAAAAATGATACTATCTATAAAAACTTAATTAAGAAGTTAAAACTTCCCCATGTGAATTAA